In the genome of Photobacterium sp. TY1-4, one region contains:
- a CDS encoding GNAT family N-acetyltransferase, which produces MLRVVGAQSGLSIHECKDANLEITIRRSKVTDYVRMKEFDEFAGDRRMDMERGELFIADLDSIPCVGYLKLTSNEFFNKPLISLVNTHPDHRGKGIGAALIRSAVAQAGWHKVYSTTEESNTRMQSLFESIGFEKVGTICDFNFDGETEWVYCYTVDGE; this is translated from the coding sequence TTGCTTCGCGTCGTTGGGGCGCAATCTGGCTTATCAATTCATGAATGCAAGGATGCCAATTTGGAAATAACGATCAGAAGAAGTAAAGTGACCGACTATGTGCGAATGAAAGAATTCGATGAGTTTGCAGGCGATCGGAGAATGGATATGGAGCGTGGTGAACTATTTATAGCCGATCTGGACTCAATCCCTTGCGTGGGATATTTGAAATTAACCAGTAATGAGTTTTTTAACAAGCCGTTGATCTCACTGGTGAATACGCACCCTGACCATAGAGGTAAAGGGATTGGCGCTGCGTTGATTCGGTCTGCGGTAGCGCAGGCGGGTTGGCATAAGGTTTATTCAACAACCGAGGAAAGCAACACCCGGATGCAGTCCTTATTTGAATCGATTGGATTTGAGAAAGTCGGCACCATTTGCGACTTCAATTTCGATGGGGAAACAGAGTGGGTTTATTGCTACACCGTTGACGGTGAATAA
- a CDS encoding GNAT family N-acetyltransferase, which translates to MTIVRISEAVSVNHGIDIELGKIMSVMKSYEPHNLPLLIDNNQRAYDLFLAQSDVISLRKNEDYLRIESASCVPILNGVLAADLSADDPENRIDEILDILKSQQKSFCWKVWSSSDFSDLGKRLHSKGLTLASECPGMAAELSALDLDSQPLENLTIKPVDTELGLREWIATLFDGFQFNRELRPIYQQMLIDAGFRDPVKHYLGVYEGKPVATASCFFSDGVVGVYWVSTKPDFRGKGIAREMMRVILRDALCDGYQVAILQSSEQGFPLYQKIGFTQFCKNIRYEWRV; encoded by the coding sequence ATGACCATCGTGCGTATTAGCGAAGCTGTCTCTGTAAATCATGGTATTGACATTGAGTTGGGGAAAATCATGAGTGTCATGAAAAGCTATGAGCCGCACAATTTACCGTTGTTGATCGACAACAATCAGCGGGCGTATGATCTATTTCTGGCGCAGTCCGATGTGATCTCGTTGAGAAAAAATGAAGATTATCTCAGGATTGAAAGCGCAAGCTGCGTGCCAATCTTGAATGGGGTGCTGGCGGCGGACCTCAGTGCGGATGATCCCGAAAACCGTATTGATGAAATCCTGGATATTTTGAAATCACAACAGAAGAGTTTTTGCTGGAAAGTATGGTCTTCATCGGATTTTTCGGATTTGGGAAAAAGACTTCATTCTAAAGGACTCACCCTTGCTTCAGAATGTCCGGGGATGGCCGCGGAGCTTTCAGCGCTGGATCTTGATTCGCAACCGTTAGAGAATTTGACGATCAAGCCCGTGGATACGGAACTGGGGTTAAGGGAATGGATTGCGACCTTGTTTGATGGGTTTCAGTTCAACCGTGAATTGAGACCGATTTATCAGCAAATGCTGATCGATGCCGGCTTTCGTGATCCGGTCAAACACTATCTCGGTGTTTATGAGGGGAAGCCTGTTGCGACAGCGAGTTGTTTCTTCAGTGACGGGGTGGTTGGTGTGTATTGGGTCTCCACAAAGCCTGATTTCAGAGGCAAAGGGATCGCCCGGGAGATGATGCGTGTGATCTTGCGAGATGCTCTTTGTGATGGCTATCAAGTGGCGATTCTGCAGTCCTCGGAGCAAGGTTTTCCGTTGTATCAAAAGATAGGGTTCACTCAGTTTTGTAAAAACATCCGCTATGAATGGCGGGTTTAG